From Schizosaccharomyces pombe strain 972h- genome assembly, chromosome: II, the proteins below share one genomic window:
- the crs1 gene encoding cyclin Crs1 — MLTSKHEFSLFLNTPAINSKSEKEVISEGPLTTSNEIDVTFSESFSSHLINLRRVPSVNSIIEQEKKGLTKISPSILNQNIAYKEKRQQLFSVLYEETVGYVSMDTLCIAISLLDRCFTVKPTIPTTSFKIYAIGCLFIAFKLTSDYSVAKKSFCENLAPSLSTKNLEKYEKIVLALLNFDIYVISLPSVESFLTPLIFQHVFFKSLPSESCDQMMVEWQYLLVEVMKDCQFIEYRPTEILCASFWVLLEIIWPSAFDFKPFQHLCSLPTNGSADETYIKHSNRFHDLIISIQRIADMLA; from the exons atgCTTACATCTAAACACGAATTTAGCTTATTCTTAAACACTCCCGCTATTAACAGCAAATCCGAGAAAGAGGTTATTTCTGAAGGGCCGTTAACAACTTCTAATGAAATAGATGTTACATTTTCTGAGTCTTTCTCTagtcatttaataaatcttAGACGCGTCCCATCCGTTAATTCGATCATTGAGCAAGAGAAGAAAGGACTCACAAAAATATCCCCTTCTATTCTGAATCAAAACATTGCTTATAAGGAAAAGCGTCAGCAACTTTTTTCTGTACTTTATGAA GAAACTGTCGGCTACGTATCTATGGACACGTTGTGCATTGCAATTTCTCTGTTGGATCGTTGTTTCACCGTTAAACCAACTATTCCAACTACcagttttaaaatttatgcTATCGGCTGTCTGTTCATTGCATTTAAACTTACAAGTGACTACTCAGTTG CGAAGAAGTCTTTTTGCGAGAATTTGGCTCCAAGTTTGTCTACAAAAAACTTAGAG AAATACGAGAAAATTGTTCTTGCTTTATTAAACTTCGATATATATGTCATTTCTCTTCCTTCTGTTGAGTCTTTTTTAACACCGTTGATCTTCCAACATGTATTCTTTAAATCCTTGCCTTCTGAAAGCTGTGATCAAATGATGGTTGAATGGCAGTATTTACTGGTTGAGGTAATGAAGG ATTGTCAATTTATCGAATATAGGCCGACGGAAATTTTATGCGCTTCGTTCTGGGTCTTGCTTGAAATTATTTGGCCTTCTGCGTTTGATTTCAAACCTTTTCAACATTTGTGTTCTTTGCCCACAAATGGTTCTGCAGATGAAACTTATATTAAACACTCAAATCGGTTTCACGATTTGATTATATCTATCCAGCGTATAGCGGATATGTTAGCATAA
- the mug110 gene encoding protein mug110, with translation MVESSDENDQASSFASTEDLKELRFVFWFSVLIPIFFIALIIIKRYHSCTYQKNRLLRSIFCCMSIDDEEELETDMYDLPIVEPSITLPKYSASLQENERLVGIEGEREGIDVVLNFSKAGEGGVNPYPSFDTPNARILQLRQLAKLKKHGPRISYHGIGIGRCNGNRVLPPYPEPALLPEAPNTREASNNTYLYGFSNNFINISRTLNLRYPSASASISDSLPPPYQVLSVPSVTSTHAFSNNANQT, from the exons ATGGTTGAATCGTCTGATGAAAATGATCAAGCTTCTAGCTTTGCTAGCACAGAAGACCTAAAAGAACTACGGTTT GTATTTTGGTTTTCTGTTTTAATCcctattttctttattgcCTTGATCATTATAAAAAGATATCATAGTTGTACTTACCAAAAGAACAGACTGCTAAGATCCATTTTCTGCTGCATGTCTATTGATGATGAGGAAGAGTTGGAAACAGATATGTACGATCTTCCAATAGTCGAGCCTTCTATCACTTTACCAAAATATTCTGCGAGCCTTCAAGAAAATGAACGGCTAGTTGGAATTGAAGGTGAGAGAGAAGGAATTGATGTTGTCttgaatttttctaaagctGGCGAAGGCGGTGTAAATCCATATCCATCCTTTGATACGCCTAACGCCAGAATACTTCAGCTTCGTCAGTTGGCGAAACTTAAAAAGCATGGACCTCGCATATCTTATCATGGAATAGGTATTGGTCGATGCAATGGGAATCGTGTCTTACCGCCATATCCAGAACCTGCTTTACTTCCTGAAGCTCCCAATACTCGTGAAGCATCTAACAACACTTACTTATACGGGTTTTCTAACAACTTTATAAATATCTCTCGAACTCTTAATCTTCGTTATCCTTCTGCCTCAGCGAGCATCTCAGATTCATTACCTCCACCCTATCAAGTGTTGTCTGTTCCATCCGTTACATCTACACATGCTTTTTCTAACAATGCAAATCAAACCTGA
- the myr1 gene encoding N-myristoyltransferase 1, with protein sequence MDNENNKNTKNSQQDSSFSEGGIRELLDRLALRSLIEKEEAAAPPKTYEDFKFWKTQPVPKFDDECTQEGPIDPNTDINQVPREPYRLLKEFEWATIDVTNDNELSEVHELLTENYVEDATAMLRFAYISEFLRWALMPPGYVKEWHVGVRVKSSRKLVAFISAVPLSIRVRDKIIKKCAEVNFLCIHKKLRSKRLTPLLIKEVTRRCHLENVWQAVYTAGVLLPSPVSLSRYMHRSLNWKKLYDIGFAPFPLGSTEKKETAKYHLPPNTQTPGLRPMELKDVPAVQSLLSQYMERFELAHLFSEEEVRHWFLYTDKVSSGPVVWSYVVENPESKKITDFFSFYSLPSTVIGNPKYKDIQAAYLYYYASDSCPKDLSSESQLAFVERCKLIVNDALILAKKFHFDVFNAVTVLDNNLFLKDLKFGEGDGFLNYYIYNYNCPKIPGGIDASKSVDYSRPSGMGFVMI encoded by the exons ATGGACAacgaaaataataaaaatacaaaaaattcacaGCAAGACAGCTCATTTTCTGAAGGAGGAATTCGTGAACTGCTAGACCGATTGGCGTTGAGATCTTtgatagaaaaagaagaagctgCAGCTCCCCCAAAGACTTACGaagatttcaaattttggaaaaccCAGCCAGTTCCTAAGTTTG ATGATGAATGTACTCAAGAAGGCCCAATAGATCCCAATACCGATATAAACCAGGTTCCTAGAGAACCTTATCGTTTGCTAAAAGAGTTTGAGTGGGCAACTATTGATGTAACAAACGACAATGAG TTATCTGAGGTTCATGAACTCTTAACTGAGAATTATGTCGAGGATGCTACGGCGATGCTTCGGTTTGCATACATCTCAGAGTTTCTCAGGTGGGCCCTTATGCCCCCTGGATATGTAAAAGAATGGCACGTCGGAGTACGAGTAAAGTCCTCTCGTAAGTTGGTAGCTTTCATTTCTGCTGTTCCTTTAAGTATTAGGGTTCGTGACAAAATTATTAAGAAATGTGCTGAAGTGAACTTCTTGTGCATACATAAAAAACTTAGAAGCAAGCGCCTTACTcctttattaattaaagaagTCACACGTAGATGTCATCTTGAGAATGTTTGGCAAGCTGTTTATACAGCCGGTGTATTATTACCCAGTCCCGTGAGTTTGTCTCGTTATATGCATCGTAGTTTAAACTGGAAGAAACTGTACGATATAGGATTCGCACCTTTTCCCTTGGGGTCAACGGAGAAAAAGGAGACTGCAAAATATCATTTACCTCCAAATACTCAGACCCCGGGTTTACGTCCGATGGAGTTGAAAGATGTACCTGCCGTTCAGTCGCTGTTATCTCAATACATGGAACGTTTCGAACTTGCCCACTTATTTTCGGAAGAGGAAGTGCGACATTGGTTTTTGTACACTGACAAGGTTTCAAGTGGCCCTGTTGTTTGGAGTTACGTTGTGGAGAATCCAGAGTCCAAGAAAATTaccgattttttttcgttttacTCTTTACCCTCAACTGTAATAGGAAACCCAAAATACAAAGATATTCAAGCTGCATACTTGTACTACTATGCCTCTGATTCTTGTCCAAAAGACTTATCTTCTGAATCACAGTTGGCATTCGTTGAACGTTGTAAATTGATAGTTAATGATGCTCTTATATTGGCTAAAAAG TTCCACTTTGATGTATTCAATGCTGTTACGGTTTTGGATAACAATCTATTCTTGAAGGACCTAAAATTTGGAGAAGGAGACGGTTTTTTGAACTATTACATCTATAATTATAACTGTCCAAAAATTCCTGGAGGAATCGATGCTTCTAAAAGTGTTGATTATTCGAGGCCTAGTGGAATGGGTTTTGTAATGATTTAA
- the hrs1 gene encoding histidine--tRNA (His) ligase Hrs1: MFVFTKNLFTTKFSSSLLNWRFLRTMADSLVDINERITSQGNLVRSLKSQGASKEDIDKEVAKLLQLKNLKLGGSEVSGKKKDTSFTLKTPKGTKDWCDKDVVLREHIFSTVTEIFKRHGGVTLDTPVFELKEILSGKYGEDSKLIYDLKDQGGELCSLRYDLTVPFARWLAMNPKVTSIKRFHIAKVYRRDQPAMTKGRMREFYQCDFDIAGNYDPMIPDSEALKVLVEALDALEVGNYTIKLNHRKILDGIFTVCGVPDDKIRTISSAVDKLDKLPWEDVRREMVVEKGLKEEVADKIKEYVLLKGDRSLLDKLEADSLLSSNSSAVAAFNDMRLLFDYLEAFGVLDRFSFDMSLARGLDYYTGIIYEAVTEASAPKIKSSAEKKKSADPEADRSNDDSIGVGSIAAGGRYDNLVGMFAAKKNAKIPCVGISLGLERIFSILRSKIPDEDIRANDVDVFVMAFGGGKEWTGFLKERMSVCKDLWANGIKAEFLYKVKPKPRQQFDAADKFDVPFAVILGQDEFAKGSVRIKQMGLKENSDEGQLVPREEMVSVLKKLLKYD, translated from the coding sequence ATGTTTGTTTTTACCAAAAACCTATTCACCACCAAATTTTCGTCTAGCCTCTTAAATTGGCGTTTCTTGAGAACTATGGCTGATTCTCTAGTAGAtataaatgaaagaatAACTTCACAAGGAAATCTTGTTCGATCTTTGAAAAGTCAAGGCGCCTCTAAAGAGGACATTGATAAAGAAGTTGCTAAATTACTTCAACTGAAAAACCTCAAACTTGGGGGTTCGGAAGTATcaggaaagaaaaaagacaCATCTTTTACACTGAAAACTCCGAAGGGTACTAAAGATTGGTGTGACAAAGATGTTGTTTTACGTGAGcacattttttcaactgtCACAGAGATATTCAAGCGTCATGGTGGTGTAACACTCGATACGCCAGTGTTcgaattgaaagaaattctTTCCGGAAAATATGGAGAAGACAGCAAGCTAATTTACGATTTGAAAGATCAAGGTGGAGAGCTTTGTTCTTTGAGATACGACTTGACTGTTCCATTTGCTCGTTGGTTAGCTATGAATCCCAAAGTTACGAGTATTAAGCGATTCCATATTGCAAAGGTTTATCGAAGAGATCAGCCAGCTATGACAAAAGGCCGTATGCGTGAATTTTATCAATGCGATTTTGATATCGCTGGCAACTACGATCCTATGATTCCCGATTCTGAAGCTTTAAAGGTTTTAGTGGAAGCATTAGATGCATTAGAAGTTGGAAATTATACTATCAAGCTTAATCATcgaaaaattttggatggCATTTTTACTGTTTGTGGTGTACCGGATGACAAAATTCGTACCATTTCCAGTGCTGTGGACAAGCTAGATAAACTCCCTTGGGAAGATGTCAGACGTGAAATGGTGGTTGAAAAAGGACTTAAAGAGGAGGTGGCAGATAAAATTAAGGAGTATGTGTTATTAAAAGGCGACCGCTCTCTTTTAGATAAGCTTGAAGCCGATAGTTTACTATCAAGCAATAGCTCGGCTGTTGCTGCATTTAACGACATGCgtcttttatttgattatttGGAAGCTTTTGGAGTGTTAGATAGGTTTTCATTTGATATGTCTCTAGCGCGTGGTCTCGATTATTATACTGGTATCATTTACGAAGCAGTAACAGAGGCTTCTGCTCCAAAGATTAAGAGTTCGGcggaaaagaaaaaatctGCTGATCCTGAAGCAGATCGTTCCAATGATGACTCTATTGGCGTTGGTTCGATTGCTGCTGGTGGACGTTATGACAATTTAGTTGGAATGTTTGCTGCAAAGAAAAACGCCAAAATCCCTTGTGTTGGCATTAGCCTTGGTTTAGAGaggattttttcaattcttaGATCAAAAATTCCTGATGAGGATATCCGTGCAAATGATGTTGATGTTTTCGTTATGGCATTTGGAGGTGGAAAAGAATGGACCGGCTTTTTGAAAGAGCGTATGTCTGTTTGTAAAGACCTTTGGGCAAATGGCATTAAAGCagaatttctttacaaagTGAAACCCAAACCACGTCAACAATTTGACGCCGCCGATAAATTCGACGTACCTTTTGCTGTAATTTTGGGTCAAGATGAGTTTGCAAAGGGATCTGTTCGTATTAAACAAATGggtttaaaagaaaatagcGATGAAGGTCAGCTTGTGCCACGTGAGGAAATGGTATcagttttgaaaaagttacTTAAATACGATTAA
- the dcd1 gene encoding deoxycytidylate deaminase: MPTVGLTGPLCSGKDAVVEYLETKHGFNAIFRLPQLNEDGEYIYRTGDLVLGSVDDLISYLTPRWRERFVINGIHSPRLLSALLKRPFFLLVYIDAPIMLRFNRYKTYSSLANTTLEEFCSIQDAAAFQSDNAGTRHRALANLLINNDSNIKLHLWEKLQKADLLNPNRFRPSWDSYFMEMASLAAKRSNCMKRRVGCVLVRGNRVIATGYNGTPRGATNCNEGGCPRCNSASSCGKELDTCLCLHAEENALLEAGRERVGNNAILYCDTCPCLTCSVKITQLGIKEVVYHTSYNMDSHTASLLQAAGVQLRQYIPPENSIF; encoded by the exons atgCCAACTGTTGGTCTTACAGGGCCATTATGTAGTGGAAAAGATGCCGTTGTTGAATACCTTGAGACAAAGCATGGTTTCAATGCTATTTTTCGATTACCACAACTAAACGAGGATGGagaatatatatatagaACTGGCGATTTAGTCCTTGGCAGCGTTGACGATCTTATTAGCTATCTCACTCCAAGATGGCGCGAAAGATTTGTAATTAATGGAATTCATAGTCCACGTTTGTTAAGTGCATTGCTCAAACGTCCGTTCTTTTTGCTTGTATATATTGATGCCCCAATTATGCTCAGGTTCAATCGCTACAAAAC TTATTCTTCTCTTGCGAATACCACACTTGAAGAATTTTGTAGTATCCAAGACGCGGCTGCATTTCAATCTGATAATGCTGGAACTCGACACCGAGCATTGGCTAATTTACTTATAAATAATGATAGCAATATTAAACTTCATCTATGGGAGAAGCTTCAAAAAGCCGATCTTTTGAATCCCAATAGATTTCGCCCATCATGGGATTCGTACTTTATGGAAATGGCAAGTCTGGCTGCGAAGCGTAGCAATTGTATGAAACGTCGCGTCGGTTGCGTACTTGTGCGAGGAAATCGTGTTATTGCGACAGGCTACAATGGAACACCTAGAGGAGCCACTAACTGTAATGAAGGCGGATGTCCACGTTGCAATTCTGCTTCTTCCTGTGGAAAAGAACTTGATACCTGTCTTTGTCTTCATGCCGAAGAAAACGCTCTTTTAGAGGCTGGCCGTGAACGCGTTGGAAACAATGCAATATTATACTGTGATAC ATGTCCCTGTCTTACGTGTTCTGTCAAGATTACTCAGCTTGGGATTAAAGAAG TTGTCTATCATACGTCTTACAACATGGACTCCCATACCGCTTCTCTCCTTCAAGCCGCAGGAGTTCAATTACGACAATATATTCCTCCGGAAAACAGCATTTTCTAA
- the csi1 gene encoding protein Csi1: protein MSFNPAAGLLGKLKKLWNDTKNDYLEWERSQQGQISESVVKNHSPSKRKRRPSKEPSLSPKRRKNILNDQKKDEESIPNAGTQSQNFTHLSASKIRISDEDRIKPLVDLNQDHSFDMAYLTPASAPPPRFRFVPPKSDAKSHSAPRSLEGVTSLSDSHFNSLEANLKAISKDSNNKAHNNRYDESSLTNPEFSILVERLKSIEENLQSLQERISHCERSVSLSPSFAPPSNVKSPVQQHRSFVSSSARAKKNWGRQSNSPNSNKKTDHAYPGASMNTERGLIQNLEDSDDIHEESSDTLEEPLLINELNRTSFLNSNNNLKLNEAEENQNLLNLRSPKSSGKADNLTIKSSSNIDKVTSNDLYLDNNLQSHFKVTESQPTNLGRKEYSNSPFSIRARKDAATTSSSFESYHNTQTIQSPMKFTKATPLKDNESASVDESKVNVLSENQSLQADTATLEQLTPIPKARWNQLANKHPSLSNSAASPPVSSPGLRRSHIPVHEGLKHTRDGVAETKDALAKLREKMQERLKNHTS from the coding sequence ATGAGTTTCAATCCTGCAGCTGGACTGCTGggaaaattaaagaaattatgGAATGATACAAAAAACGATTATTTGGAATGGGAGCGAAGCCAACAAGGTCAAATTAGTGAGTCAGTGGTTAAGAATCACTCACCCTCAAAGCGAAAGCGACGGCCATCGAAGGAGCCTTCCCTATCACCTAAgcgaagaaaaaatattttaaatgatcaaaaaaaagatgaagagTCAATACCTAATGCTGGTACACAATCACAAAATTTTACTCACTTAAGTGCATCTAAAATTCGTATCTCAGATGAGGATCGAATTAAGCCATTGGTAGATTTAAATCAAGATCACTCTTTTGACATGGCATACTTAACACCTGCAAGCGCTCCCCCTCCGCGATTTCGATTTGTACCTCCAAAATCTGACGCGAAATCTCATTCGGCTCCTAGATCGCTAGAAGGTGTTACTAGCTTATCTGATTCTCATTTCAATTCCCTTGAAGCAAACTTAAAAGCGATTTCGAAAGATAGCAACAATAAAGCGCACAATAATCGTTATGATGAGTCTTCGCTTACGAACCCTGAATTTTCCATCCTTGTTGAGCgtttaaaaagtattgaagaaaatttacaaagCCTGCAGGAAAGGATTTCTCATTGTGAGCGTTCAGTTAGTCTTAGCCCATCTTTTGCTCCACCATCTAACGTTAAAAGTCCAGTCCAACAGCACCGGTCTTTTGTTTCAAGTTCAGCAAgagcaaaaaagaattgggGGAGACAGTCGAATAGTCCGaatagtaataaaaaaaccgATCATGCATACCCAGGAGCTTCAATGAACACTGAAAGGGGTTTAATTCAAAACTTAGAAGATTCAGATGATATCCATGAAGAAAGTTCGGATACCTTGGAAGAACCTCTGTTAATTAACGAACTAAACCGGACTTCCTTTCTCAACTccaataataatttaaaattgaatgaagctgaagaaaatcaaaatttattgaatcTTCGAAGTCCCAAATCATCTGGAAAGGCTGATAATTTGACTATAAAAAGCTCATCTAATATTGATAAAGTTACTTCAAATGATCTCTATCTTGATAATAATTTGCAAAGTCATTTTAAAGTGACAGAGAGTCAACCGACTAATCTAGGGAGGAAAGAATATTCAAATTCGCCTTTTTCTATCAGAGCTAGAAAAGATGCAGCAACTACTAGTTCCTCATTTGAAAGTTATCACAATACACAAACGATACAATCACCTAtgaaatttacaaaagcGACGCCTTTGAAAGACAATGAGTCAGCTAGTGTCGATGAAAGTAAAGTAAATGTGTTGTCGGAGAACCAGTCTTTACAGGCCGATACCGCTACGTTGGAACAACTTACACCAATTCCAAAGGCAAGGTGGAACCAACTTGCAAATAAACACCCTTCCCTTTCTAATTCAGCTGCATCACCCCCTGTTTCGTCTCCTGGGCTCAGGCGCTCCCATATCCCAGTTCATGAAGGACTGAAGCATACAAGAGATGGCGTTGCTGAAACGAAGGATGCGCTTGCAAAATTAAGGGAAAAAATGCAGGAGCGACTAAAAAACCATACTTCTTGA
- the mrm2 gene encoding 2' O-ribose methyltransferase Mrm2, with translation MFGSKTLFSWAAKRSKDFYRKKSKIDNFRSRAAYKLIELNSKYRFINKEDVVIDVGFAPGSWSQVAKKLVGNKGKVIGIDIQHIAPPEGVLPIYGDIRDPNTLTKLFEALRLLHEPNTNDSIDCRVVDAVISDMLHKATGIRIRDHALSMELCASALHVALTFLKSNGSFICKFYMGDEDADLQNLLKSHFRFVQVMKPKASLKESREAYFVCLERKP, from the exons ATGTTTGGCTCcaaaactcttttttcttgGGCAGCTAAGCGTTCAAAAGATTTCtatcgaaaaaaaagtaaaatcgACAATTTCCGGTCGAGAGCAGCATACAAATTAATAGAG TTGAATTCCAAATACagatttattaataaagaaGATGTGGTGATTGACGTG GGATTTGCACCTGGATCATGGTCGCAAGTAGCAAAAAAGTTAGTTGGAAATAAAGGGAAAGTAATAGGCATTGATATTCAGCACATAGCTCCACCAGAAGGGGTATTACCCATCTACGGTGATATTCGTGATCCAAACACCCTGACTAAACTATTCGAGGCTTTACGGCTACTACATGAGCCTAATACGAATGATAGCATTGATTGTCGGGTGGTCGACGCTGTTATAAGTGATAT GCTTCATAAGGCTACAGGGATTCGGATCCGGGATCATGCTCTCTCCATG GAACTCTGTGCATCTGCGCTTCATGTTGCATTaacctttttaaaatcaaatggCTCgtttatttgtaaattttacATGGGGGATGAAGATGCCGACTTAcaaaatttgttgaaatcTCACTTTAGGTTCGTCCAAGTGATGAAACCGAAAGCCTCTTTAAAAGAGTCACGGGAAGCgtattttgtttgcttGGAACGCAAGCCCTAA
- the mpi1 gene encoding mannose-6-phosphate isomerase: MYRLKCDVKSYGWGKVGHESLAAKLAEAGYGFEVDPNTPYAELWMGSHPSGPSFVMQTGKPLSELLTPETVGEKVYKKYGKQLPFLFKVLSINKVLSIQAHPDKPLGKQLHKTNPKEYKDDNHKPEMAVALTEFDALCGFRPVKQIEQFLDSIAPLREFVGEEAVRQFKGTVKQDERKALETLFNELMHKDEKRIQEFTPQLVQLAKSDANNFGGTEYGGKAFSDLIIHLNSQFPDDIGLFVTPFLNYVRLHPGEAVFLRALDPHAYVSGNIIECMAASDNVIRLGFTPKFKDIETLVNNLTYQTADAKSQLTQPVPFAKACGSGKTLLYDPPIEEFSILQTKVSPGQKQCIRGINGPSILLVTEGSGILNGDKGDVASISPGFVYFISANFPLTISATSEPVVVYQAFCEI; this comes from the exons atgtATCGTCTCAAATGTGATGTTAAAAGTTATGGATGGGGAAAAGTTGGTCACGAGTCTTTAGCCGCGAAATTAGCTGAGGCTGGATACGGTTTCGAGGTTGATCCTAATACCCCATACGCTGAG TTGTGGATGGGTTCTCATCCTTCTGGCCCTTCCTTTGTTATGCAAACTGGTAAGCCGTTGAGTGAGTTGTTAACTCCAGAAACCGTTGGAGAAAAAGTGTACAAGAAATATGGGAAACAACTCccctttttattcaaagtTTTATCGATAAATAAGGTGCTGTCTATTCAGGCTCATCCTGACAAACCCCTTGGTAAACAACTTCACAAAACGAATCCGAAAGAGTACAAGGACGATAATCATAAGCCAGAAATGGCAGTTGCATTGACAGAATTCGACGCTCTTTGTGGTTTTCGACCAGTAAAGCAAATCGAACAGTTCCTTGACAGTATAGCTCCTTTGCGTGAATTTGTCGGTGAAGAAGCTGTTCGTCAATTTAAAGGTACCGTGAAGCAAGACGAGAGAAAAGCATTGGAaactttatttaatgagTTAATGCACAAAGACGAAAAAAGGATTCAAGAATTTACTCCTCAGCTTGTTCAACTAGCAAAAAGTGATGCTAACAACTTTGGTGGAACGGAATACGGCGGAAAAGCATTTAGCGATTTAATTATTCATCTCAATAGTCAATTTCCGGATGACATCGGATTATTTGTTACTCCTTTTCTTAACTACGTTCGATTACATCCAGGAGAAGCCGTTTTTCTTCGTGCCTTAGATCCACATGCTTATGTTTCTGGAAATATAATTGAGTGCATGGCTGCCAGTGATAACGTTATCCGTCTTGGCTTTACGCCAAAGTTTAAGGACATAGAAACTCTCGTAAATAATCTCACTTATCAGACTGCGGATGCCAAATCCCAACTTACCCAACCTGTACCATTTGCCAAAGCTTGTGGATCTGGCAAAACTCTGTTATATGATCCCCCGATCGAAGAGTTTAGCATTTTGCAAACCAAGGTTTCTCCTGGTCAAAAACAATGCATACGCGGAATCAATGGCCCTAGCATTTTACTTGTTACTGAGGGTTCAGGCATATTGAATGGAGACAAAGGAGATGTAGCATCGATATCTCCTggatttgtttattttatttccGCAAATTTTCCATTAACGATCTCTGCGACTTCAGAACCTGTTGTCGTTTACCAGGCATTCTGTGAGATTTAG
- the psu2 gene encoding beta-glucosidase Psu2, with protein MLFNNFLCFAVSAIPLVSAMPLGNAPYHHHHHAGLNASNITVGVNVTNTTAFSKRDGGFPDGVYDCSSFPDDQNGVVRLDYLGFGGWSGVQKNDGKYGTASTCQDNTYCSYACKPGMSKTQWPSEQPDNGVSVGGLYCKNGKLYLTQKDNSNLCEDGKGTAYVKNTLSSNVAICRTDYPGTENMNIPTNIDGGSKQPLSDVDEDSYYNWGGKKTSAQYYVNKSGRSAEDVCVWGNEGDDYGNWAPMNFGSGYTDGKTWLSMSFNPLSSAKLDYNIRIKSDGGSLSGDCYYEDGSFHGSTADSSGCTVSVTGGNAYFELY; from the coding sequence atGCTCTTTAACaactttctttgttttgcGGTTTCCGCCATTCCTTTGGTTTCAGCTATGCCTCTTGGTAATGCTCCCTATCACCATCACCATCATGCCGGTTTGAATGCTAGCAATATAACTGTTGGTGTCAATGTCACAAACACTACcgctttttcaaaaagagaCGGTGGTTTTCCTGACGGCGTATACGACTGCTCCTCTTTTCCTGATGATCAAAATGGCGTTGTCCGCCTTGATTACTTAGGTTTTGGAGGATGGTCTGGTGTTCAGAAGAATGATGGTAAATACGGAACAGCTTCTACATGCCAAGATAACACATACTGTTCCTATGCATGCAAGCCCGGAATGTCTAAGACCCAATGGCCGTCTGAGCAGCCTGACAATGGCGTTTCCGTTGGTGGTTTGTATTGCAAGAACGGTAAATTATATCTCACCCAGAAGGATAATTCTAATCTTTGTGAAGATGGAAAGGGTACTGCCTATGTTAAAAATACATTGAGTTCCAATGTCGCAATTTGCCGTACCGATTACCCCGGAACTGAGAACATGAATATCCCTACCAATATTGATGGTGGTTCAAAACAACCTCTTTCTGATGTTGATGAAGATTCATACTATAATTGGGGAGGAAAGAAGACATCCGCTCAATACTATGTTAATAAATCTGGCAGAAGTGCAGAAGATGTCTGTGTTTGGGGTAATGAGGGCGATGATTATGGCAATTGGGCTCCTATGAACTTCGGGTCTGGTTACACTGACGGCAAGACTTGGCTTTCTATGTCTTTCAATCCTTTATCATCTGCTAAACTTGATTACAATATCCGTATTAAATCTGATGGTGGGTCCCTTAGTGGTGATTGCTACTATGAAGACGGATCATTCCATGGTTCCACCGCTGACAGCAGTGGTTGTACAGTCTCTGTCACCGGAGGCAATGCCTACTTTGAGTTGTACTAA